One genomic window of Pieris rapae chromosome 15, ilPieRapa1.1, whole genome shotgun sequence includes the following:
- the LOC111000992 gene encoding RAD50-interacting protein 1 → MKANLKDDTKKEILQDLNIKLGGDINNLQAALDLQNELANKRDRLENSLSAANDEVPTKLTSAINKAELNSKQIETLKIKSDDFKKRVEDFLSRTQPLLSELDKRFMAISKLEKVLEYFKSYAKIQDLSEQMMNCKDDEQLVLMYSDMKKMCQQYKNSHQANYAKEYTHYWHNILKDNLIKHYDDVLKLIKWPLTSGTDISQVSKEVLSKFSNLTRNLFLIQEPENLLAKAAITGDFSTVQEPSLPIKVLLRPLKKRFAFHFTGSRQTARIDRPEWFLTQTLTWIKDHQIFIKNNVQPIADKLELKNVNALDEFNEGLVALAAERLHTVLGLYHSQNNIVDVDSAFAHAVDETLGFHKELTEITGYESNSVLSVLTKAETFVRWLAVEKKYALSKMDEMLDNEQWFEPVAAGVGAAVGSFVWVPRGSDWFVALLKTIEERYAILPQPGHRIQFLELQLELIEEWRVRLTQIMSAAVDSLKPDSFLVAGPHPLIAIVNTAHHTRSVLLQWAHSLHYLQLYYYRRQFHQFTQQQHSSGQESESSTSSEDEDETDEETFRDESENEKEGSICLEDVETRAKDLALKEVIKRHSIIDPNQYDVRHIANPAVAEPLPEGDGGEDGGVFGDAPALLHHLRQAGLTALVQFIVVEFRDHLHDYKSLKWHAMLTVEQRALSVSSSLGRPLSTLCTRLVTLTEALPPHINQLFKNELALQLDNCLFREVVLCNWFNTGGTIQFTHDVMRNILPAFAGFENKILEGIPVPRLAESCMLLNLDYDDARRIRAGLAKNDPDTVNGLITMGIVTITTAEALQLLNQRTDLADASSPTSVMELF, encoded by the exons atgaaaGCTAATCTTAAGGATGATACtaagaaagaaatattacaggacttaaatataaaacttggtggtgatataaataatttacaggcAGCCTTAGATTTACAAAATGAGCTGGCCAATAAAAGAGATCGTCTTGAAAATTCC CTGAGTGCTGCTAATGACGAGGTGCCAACAAAGCTAACATCAGCTATTAATAAGGCAGAGCTTAACTCAAAGCAAATTGAAACCCTTAAAATCAAAAGTGATGACTTTAAGAAGAGAGTTGAGGACTTTTTAAGTAGAACACAACCACTGCTCAGTGAATTAGATAAAAGATTTATGGCGATTAGTAAACTGGAAAAAGTTTTGGAGTATTTTAAGTCTTATGCAAAGATTCAAGATTTAAG tgAGCAGATGATGAATTGTAAAGATGATGAACAGCTGGTCTTGATGTATAGTGACATGAAAAAAATGTGTCAACAATACAAAAACTCACACCAAGCTAATTATGCTAAAGAATATACACATTATTGGCACAATATCCTTAAggacaatttaataaa GCATTATGATGATGtactcaaattaattaaatggcCACTAACAAGCGGAACTGACATCTCACAAGTTTCAAAAGAGGTTCTAAGCAAATTCAGCAATTTGACAAGAAATCTGTTTCTTATTCAGGAGCCTGAGAATTTGTTAGCTAAAGCTGCCATAACTGGAGATTTTTCAACAG TACAAGAACCCTCTCTACCAATAAAGGTTTTGCTCCGGCCTCTAAAGAAGCGCTTTGCGTTTCACTTCACTGGTTCTCGGCAAACTGCAAGAATTGATAGACCGGAGTGGTTCCTTACACAAACATTAACCTGGATCAAAGATCATCAGATATTTATCAAGAATAATGTGCAACCAATTGCCGATAAActtgaattgaaaaatgtgAATGCTTTG gaCGAATTCAATGAAGGCCTTGTAGCGTTGGCGGCTGAGAGGTTACACACAGTACTAGGGTTGTATCAcagtcaaaataatatagtggATGTCGATTCAGCATTTGCTCATGCGGTAGATGAGACTCTAGGTTTTCATAAGGAATTAACAGAGATAACGGGGTATGAGTCAAATAGTGTGTTGTCAGTGTTGACCAAGGCGGAGACTTTTGTGCGGTGGTTGGCTGTTGAGAAGAAat ATGCCCTTTCAAAGATGGATGAAATGCTAGACAATGAGCAATGGTTTGAGCCAGTGGCAGCCGGCGTAGGGGCAGCAGTGGGATCTTTCGTGTGGGTACCGCGTGGATCTGATTGGTTTGTGGCATTACTGAAAACCATAGAAGAAAGATACGCGATCCTACCACAGCCTGGGCATCG AATACAATTCCTTGAGCTACAATTGGAATTGATCGAGGAATGGCGGGTGCGCCTCACCCAAATAATGAGTGCGGCTGTGGACAGTTTGAAACCAGACAGCTTTTTAGTCGCTGGACCTCATCCCCTCATAGCCATCGTCAACACCGCACACCACACCAGGAGCGTATTGCTGCAATGGGCTCATTCTCTG CATTATCTACAACTATACTACTATAGACGTCAGTTCCATCAATTCACTCAACAACAGCACAGCAGCGGACAAGAGAGTGAGTCGTCAACCAGTTCAGAAGACGAAGATGAGACCGATGAAGAGACGTTCAGAGATG aaagcGAAAACGAAAAGGAGGGTTCGATATGTCTGGAAGATGTGGAGACACGAGCTAAAGATCTAGCTTTGAAGGAAGTTATTAAACGGCATTCGATCATCGATCCAAATCAATATgat GTTAGGCACATAGCAAACCCGGCTGTGGCAGAACCGCTACCAGAAGGTGATGGTGGTGAAGATGGCGGTGTCTTCGGTGATGCACCAGCTCTGTTACATCACCTTCGGCAAGCAGGTCTTACGGCCCTGGTCCAATTCATCGTTGTCGAGTTCAGGGACCATTTACATGATTATAAATCTTTGAA ATGGCACGCCATGTTAACAGTTGAGCAAAGGGCTCTATCTGTATCCAGTTCTTTGGGCAGGCCATTATCGACGCTATGCACTAGATTGGTCACGTTGACTGAGGCCCTCCCGCCTCATATTAATCAATTGTTCAAAAACGAGTTGGCTTTGCAGCTCGATAACTGCTTGTTTCGG GAGGTGGTATTATGCAACTGGTTCAACACTGGTGGAACTATCCAATTCACGCATGACGTCATGAGAAATATCTTGCCGGCTTTTGCGGGATTCGAGAACAAGATTCTGGAAGGTATTCCTGTGCCGAG ATTGGCTGAGTCCTGTATGCTTCTCAACTTGGACTATGATGACGCGCGTCGTATCCGAGCGGGCTTAGCCAAAAATGATCCAGATACGGTGAACGGACTCATCACCATGGGCATCGTCACCATCACCACGGCTGAGGCACTTCAGCTCCTCAACCAAAGGACTGATCTCGCTGACGCGTCATCACCTACTTCGGTGATGGAGCTGTTCTAA